The proteins below are encoded in one region of Flammeovirga kamogawensis:
- a CDS encoding sulfatase family protein, whose amino-acid sequence MNYKNDDGMKHTHLFVSIIIAFTSCNKTTFQSEELPKKPNIVLIFTDDLGYNDIEPYGAPRIKTPNLNQMASEGIKFTNFYAQPLCGPSRAALLTGSYPIRIGEPQNKKNFHTQLHPKEITIAEVLKPQGYTSACIGKWHAGEGPGQMPLEQGFDKFYGTPKYNGHTKLINSSKYRCTLLSNTDTVMKINTVEEMGLLTGLYTQEATSFIKKNKDKPFFLYLAHNMPHVPLGASKKFRGKSEDGFYGDVIEELDWSVGEVLKTLKKEGIEENTLVIFTSDNGPWIEDIIGDHGGSAYPLRGNKTQTWEGGVRVPCIMQWKGKLHEGTTNTELLTTLDFFPTFSKLTQSSFPEALTIDGIDISKVILEEEKSERQYFYYYAYTHLHAIRDKEWKLILPRPAKPKFMKWAKRKIDAVHEIKLFNLLIDKEEKNNVANQYPEKVKELLAAMEDARIELGDQDRIGKGARFFDEAPKTERLKEYKKFMGEENNL is encoded by the coding sequence ATGAATTATAAAAATGATGATGGAATGAAACACACACACCTCTTTGTATCAATAATAATAGCATTCACGAGTTGTAACAAAACAACTTTCCAATCAGAAGAGTTACCTAAAAAGCCCAATATTGTACTTATTTTCACAGACGACCTTGGCTACAATGATATTGAGCCTTATGGAGCTCCACGCATAAAGACACCCAATTTAAATCAGATGGCAAGTGAAGGAATTAAGTTTACTAACTTTTATGCACAACCACTTTGCGGACCTTCTAGAGCTGCACTTTTAACAGGAAGTTATCCTATACGAATTGGAGAGCCTCAGAATAAAAAGAACTTTCATACCCAACTTCATCCAAAAGAAATTACCATTGCAGAAGTACTAAAACCACAAGGATATACTTCTGCTTGTATTGGGAAATGGCATGCAGGAGAGGGTCCTGGACAAATGCCACTTGAACAAGGTTTTGATAAATTTTATGGGACACCAAAATACAATGGACATACAAAATTAATCAACTCATCAAAATACAGATGTACATTACTTTCTAATACAGATACTGTAATGAAAATAAATACGGTAGAAGAAATGGGCTTATTAACGGGTTTGTACACTCAAGAAGCAACTTCATTTATTAAAAAAAACAAGGACAAACCGTTCTTCTTGTATTTAGCCCATAATATGCCTCATGTTCCTTTAGGAGCTTCTAAAAAATTTAGAGGGAAATCTGAAGATGGTTTCTATGGTGATGTGATTGAAGAATTAGATTGGAGTGTTGGAGAGGTATTAAAAACATTAAAAAAGGAAGGCATTGAAGAAAATACACTCGTAATCTTTACCTCTGATAACGGTCCTTGGATAGAAGATATTATTGGTGATCATGGCGGAAGTGCTTACCCATTAAGAGGCAATAAAACGCAAACTTGGGAAGGTGGCGTTCGTGTTCCATGTATTATGCAATGGAAAGGAAAATTGCATGAAGGAACTACAAATACTGAACTTCTAACTACACTTGACTTCTTCCCTACTTTTTCAAAACTTACTCAAAGTTCGTTTCCAGAAGCACTAACTATTGATGGAATTGACATTTCTAAAGTAATTTTAGAGGAAGAAAAAAGTGAAAGACAATATTTCTATTATTACGCATACACACATTTACATGCTATAAGAGATAAAGAATGGAAGCTGATACTCCCTCGCCCAGCGAAACCAAAATTTATGAAATGGGCTAAAAGAAAAATTGATGCCGTGCACGAAATAAAGCTATTTAACTTATTAATAGATAAAGAAGAGAAAAATAATGTTGCGAATCAGTATCCTGAAAAAGTGAAGGAACTATTAGCTGCTATGGAAGATGCTAGAATTGAACTTGGCGATCAGGATAGAATTGGAAAAGGGGCTCGCT